Proteins from a genomic interval of Corynebacterium freiburgense:
- a CDS encoding glycosyltransferase family 4 protein: MRIAYVCLDPGIPVFGTKGASVHIQEVIREFRKRGHTVTVYAVRRGKEVPQDLADLEVVDFPIEVKEPAAREVAQKALSTEISAVIQQSGADLIYERYSLFSTVLALAKIPGILEVNSPLIDEQRNHRDLIDAAAAEDALQLQVQSARATICVSDPVREWVVAHTVGGRVVTVPNGVNIDRITPQPEDLKGAPVVTFVGTLKPWHGVSDLLLAAKNASLPWQIRIIGDGPERESLEQLAKNLNIEVEFLGAITPERIPEHIAGTAIAVAPYPATKQASDQYFSPLKIYEYMAAGLPIVASQVGQIPQILGCSGELVPPSNPVALSKAIDSLIANPQRRKILGEQARQLVEQHHSWASVVDRILQIAQLEDGNV; the protein is encoded by the coding sequence ATGCGTATAGCCTATGTGTGTTTAGATCCTGGGATCCCGGTATTCGGTACAAAAGGTGCTTCCGTTCATATCCAAGAAGTTATCCGCGAGTTTCGCAAACGTGGACATACCGTAACGGTGTATGCGGTGCGTCGTGGAAAGGAAGTACCGCAAGACCTTGCGGATTTGGAAGTCGTCGATTTTCCTATCGAAGTCAAAGAACCAGCAGCGCGGGAAGTCGCTCAAAAAGCACTCTCAACGGAAATCTCTGCTGTGATTCAGCAATCGGGTGCCGATCTAATCTATGAGCGTTACTCATTGTTTAGTACGGTTCTGGCGCTTGCAAAGATCCCCGGAATTCTTGAGGTGAACTCTCCACTCATTGATGAACAGAGAAACCACCGTGATCTTATCGACGCCGCAGCCGCCGAGGATGCATTGCAGCTGCAGGTTCAATCTGCTCGGGCAACCATTTGTGTATCCGATCCTGTCCGTGAATGGGTGGTCGCACATACCGTGGGCGGACGTGTAGTCACCGTCCCGAATGGCGTCAATATTGATCGCATTACCCCCCAACCGGAGGACTTAAAGGGTGCCCCCGTTGTTACGTTTGTTGGCACTTTAAAGCCTTGGCACGGGGTTTCAGACCTTTTGCTTGCCGCGAAAAATGCCTCGCTACCTTGGCAAATACGTATTATTGGCGATGGCCCAGAGCGCGAATCACTCGAACAGCTCGCAAAGAACCTAAATATAGAAGTCGAATTCTTAGGTGCAATCACGCCTGAACGTATTCCCGAACATATTGCTGGTACAGCAATTGCTGTAGCCCCCTACCCTGCTACCAAACAGGCGAGTGACCAGTACTTTTCACCGCTTAAAATCTATGAGTATATGGCTGCTGGTTTGCCAATTGTGGCATCACAGGTAGGACAGATTCCGCAAATTCTTGGTTGTTCTGGAGAACTTGTACCCCCTTCAAACCCGGTTGCGTTAAGCAAAGCAATTGACTCTCTTATAGCTAATCCACAGCGCAGAAAAATACTTGGTGAGCAGGCACGACAATTAGTCGAACAGCACCACAGTTGGGCCAGTGTTGTGGATAGAATCCTCCAGATCGCCCAACTGGAGGATGGAAATGTCTGA